A segment of the Patescibacteria group bacterium genome:
ATTCTATATTTACGCTCACTATCTTTAAGCATTTCTTCGGTTTTCTTTCGTTCAGAAACATCTGATGTAATTGCAACGATAGAAACTACTTTTTTATTTTCATCAAAAAGCGGCGATGCTGAAACGTTTACATGAATTTCTGATCCATCTTTCTTATATCTCACTAAGTCTTTTGAGAATGGCTTTCCCTGTAATAAACCCAGCATTAAATCCTTAAATTCCGCAGCTTTTTTCTTTTGAGGCAGTGGGAGTAATTTTCCCAGAACTTCTTCTTGAGTCCATCCAAAGATTTTTTCACATACTGGATTCCAAAGTAACACACGACCATTCACATCGACTACATATATAGCCAGTGGTGAAGAATTAATAATTGTTTCAAGCGTACTATTTGATTGTAATAATTTCCTTTCAAATTCTTTCTGAGTAGTAATATCACGAATTGTACTTTGTACAGCTCTCTCTCCGTTGTATTCCAAGCTTATAGATGCAAGTTCAACATCACGAATATTTCTTTTAAGCGTTACAAATTTTTCTTGAACAATATTTGATTCTGTTTTCTTACCCGCCATAAGAGCACCCATCCGCTGTTTAACAAGCTCATGGTAATCAGGATGAATAAACTTTAATACATGTTTACCCAATACTTCCTTTTGGCTCTTTGCTTGAATAAGCTGAAGCGCGGCTTGATTTGCATAGACAATAAGCCCTTTCACATGAATTGCAATAGGAAAAGGTGAGATATTTAGAAGTTCTGTATATCGCTTATCAGTTACCGGAATTTTTTGAGTACGAATCTTTTTATTCATAGCAAGGATGTATGAATAATACTCGTAATTACAAAATATTCAATGAAGTTCAGACCTCAAGCTTATTTCTTCTTTTTTGTAGCTTTCTTAGGTTTGATTGCTTTCTCTACAATCATTTTGAGTGTAGATGGTGCTTGTTGAATTTCTTTAACAGATTCAGATGGTTTAGATACATCTTGTGATTTAAAGAATTTTTCAGCAAATCCAACAAGTTTATCTAGCTTTGCATTTACAGATTCAAGCTGTCGTTTAAGCTCTAGAGTGCTTTCTGCAGGACGCTCAACACGTGTTTCCACATGAGGTGCTCGAGGTGCTTCTGATCGGTCTCGAAAATCTTTGAAATCTTTTCGTGGAGCAAAATCTCGTCGTTCGTTTCGGTCGCCGCCTCGGTCATTTCGATCATTACCTTCTCCTCCTCCCATTGTCTTAAAACAATCACGGCAGTACACAGGCTTACCATTGGTAGGCTTAAAAGGTACTTCTGTTGGTCTTCCACAATTACTACAGGTTGCCTTATGCATAGTAATTTCTGGTCGTCTGTTGTTTCCACCTTGAAAACGATTCCCTCCTCGGTCTCTGTTAAAATTTTTCATATCAATATAATTAGAAGCTTATCTTGCTTTTTTAGCAGCCTTAGCCTGATTGCGGGCGTGCTTTATTGCGAGACGCTTTGCAGTTTTTCGAGAACGTGATGCTTTGTTCTTTGTATTTACTGAAGATCGTTTTGCCATAGTGTCCTACTATACCTTATTAATGAGTAAATGTATACCTTTATTGATACTACCTACAAACTCAATCCAGCTTTCTGCAATTCTTCTTTTTTTACAAACACAGGAAAGAGATCCATATTTGTTTCTCGCGTTCCATTCTTGTCATACGCAATCTGCCCCATTCGCTTACTTTCCCATCGCAATTTATTTTCAAAATCTTGCCGAGTAAAATTTCCCAAATAAGCTTCATCAGCTTGTGATTCTGGATGCTTCCAAGATGTATTTAATGTATTTGTAGAACCCAATCCTGTCTCGCGGGTAATGTGCTGACTTTTTCCAAAGGCAAGAATTGGTAGGAAAATAAAAGGTAAAAAGAGAAGTCCAAGCATAAAACCAATTCCCTTTCCAAAAGATTTAGTAAGTCCATAAATAAGTGCAATTCCAGCAAAGATACTTACAAACGGAATAAACATAAGTAATACAATCCAAATTGGTAGGCCCGAAATTCGTGACATCACAATGAGGTTATAGATAGGAACAATACTTGCCCACCCAGGTTCTCCAGCTTTTTGAAATATTTTCCAAGTAGATACAATCATTACGATAAACACGGCAAGCATAAATACAACCATACCAATGCTTGCTCCACCCAACCATTCTGGACACGGAACTATCTCACCATTTACACGGCATACAGTATCAGCAAGACTAACTAATGGAATAATAAAACTAGCGACAAAAACAAGTGATAATAAAAATTTCTTCATGATCAAACTATTATCACACTAATTGAGTTGCTCAGCAATACGCAAATTATCTTTACAATCTTCATACAATTCCCTACACTTTACCAATGATTGTGAAACGCCTCCTTGGCATTTATAAAGAACCCCAGCTATTAGTCTATAGAAGCTTTGCGAATGCTGATTTTGTATACATAACTGGACGAGTTATAGAGCAAACAAAAAAGTCATCAGCATCTTCTTCGTTGCGAAATATAGTAGCACTCGCTCGAGCATATCTTGCACGACCGTTTAAGAATTTTGAAGTGCAGATTATTTCTGATACAGATACTCGCATTGTAAAAACAAATAAGAATGGCATCTTTGAAATTAAGCATCCATATAAAACAGGAGAATTACTTCAAGCAAAAATCAATAATCAGATAGTCCCTATTGAAATTGCTGCTTCTATAGAAAAAGCATCGTATGGAATAATCTCTGATGTTGATGACACTATTCTTATTTCAAATGTGACACGTGTTTTTGTTCTGCTTTATTTAGTATTTACAAAAAATGCCCACTCACGCAAACCCTTCCCTGGAGTTGCCGAGTTTTATCAAGCACTCGTACATCCTCACAATCCCATTTTTTATGTTTCCTCAACAACATGGAACCTCTACGGCATGCTTATAGAATTTATGAGTATCAATTCTATTCCCACCGGTCCATTACTACTCAAAGAAGTTTCGAGTATTAAGGCTGTGTACACAACTTCGGGCAATCACAATCACAAACAAGAAAAAATAGAAATGATTTTGGATGTGTATCCAACCCTTCAATTCATTTTACTCGGAGACAGTGGCCAGCAAGATGTAGAGATTTATAGTGCTATCGTAAAAAAATATCCCGACAGAATTAAAGTTATTTACATTAGAGATATCAGCGTTAAAAAACATGACATCATTAAAGAAACCATACAGACAGTTGATGGCAAAGTAGATGTAGTGTTT
Coding sequences within it:
- a CDS encoding CxxC-x17-CxxC domain-containing protein; translation: MKNFNRDRGGNRFQGGNNRRPEITMHKATCSNCGRPTEVPFKPTNGKPVYCRDCFKTMGGGEGNDRNDRGGDRNERRDFAPRKDFKDFRDRSEAPRAPHVETRVERPAESTLELKRQLESVNAKLDKLVGFAEKFFKSQDVSKPSESVKEIQQAPSTLKMIVEKAIKPKKATKKKK
- a CDS encoding DUF5684 domain-containing protein; the protein is MKKFLLSLVFVASFIIPLVSLADTVCRVNGEIVPCPEWLGGASIGMVVFMLAVFIVMIVSTWKIFQKAGEPGWASIVPIYNLIVMSRISGLPIWIVLLMFIPFVSIFAGIALIYGLTKSFGKGIGFMLGLLFLPFIFLPILAFGKSQHITRETGLGSTNTLNTSWKHPESQADEAYLGNFTRQDFENKLRWESKRMGQIAYDKNGTRETNMDLFPVFVKKEELQKAGLSL
- a CDS encoding phosphatase domain-containing protein, with the translated sequence MIVKRLLGIYKEPQLLVYRSFANADFVYITGRVIEQTKKSSASSSLRNIVALARAYLARPFKNFEVQIISDTDTRIVKTNKNGIFEIKHPYKTGELLQAKINNQIVPIEIAASIEKASYGIISDVDDTILISNVTRVFVLLYLVFTKNAHSRKPFPGVAEFYQALVHPHNPIFYVSSTTWNLYGMLIEFMSINSIPTGPLLLKEVSSIKAVYTTSGNHNHKQEKIEMILDVYPTLQFILLGDSGQQDVEIYSAIVKKYPDRIKVIYIRDISVKKHDIIKETIQTVDGKVDVVFVKTSAEAAAHALKHGFIASKDEKEIKEGVAQEANFLGQ